Genomic window (Verrucomicrobiia bacterium):
CCGGCTGTTCGTCAGCTTTACCGGGTACTTTACCCGGCTGTAGGGGAACCGGCCCTTCCGGATGATTTTTTTTGAGACGCGCAACAGGAAGAACGAACATCCAATAAAGGACCATGGCAGAAAAAAAATTGACGCGGCATGAATTGAAGGAAGACCCGCTGGTGACCGGGGCCTTTCGGGCTCGCGAATACCTGGCGGAGTACCGGGAGAAGTTTTTATGGGGGCTGGCGGCGTTGGCGCTCGTCATCCTGGCCGGATTCTGGTATTTTAACAGCCAGCGGGAAAAGAATGCGCAGGCGGAAACGATTTTGACCCGGGCCAACCTGGAACTGCAGACCGGGCAGCTCCCTTTGGCGATGCAGGATTTGCGGCTTCTGGTGGAAAAACATTCGGGCACAAAGGCCGGCAAGGAGGCGTACTACTATTTGGCGAACGCCTACTTCCAGATCGCCGACTACGAGCAAGCCGAGCATTACTACGGCGAATTCCTCAAGCGCTCCGGGAAGCTTCCCGTCATCACCGCTTCGGCCCACGCCGGGCTGGCTACCTGCCTTGAGCTTAAGGGAAAAAACAAGGAGGCGGCCGGGCACTTTGACCGGGCGGTGGAGGCCGCGGAGGGGAATTCGCAGACGCCGGATTACCTGGTCGGCGCCATCCGCACCCACGCCGCCATCGGGGATTCGGCCCGCGCCCGGGAATATTTTGCCCGGCTGAAAAAGGATTTCTCCATCTACCGGGATCAAATCAACCAATCCCTTCTCTATATGGGGATGCACGGTATCTACGAGCAGCCGCAATAGCATCCACGACGTCCGGGCGGTTGGGGCGTTGAATCTTTTTTTGGCGCGGGGGTAGAACTTTTGAGTATGCAAGCCGAACCGATTCTGGAAACCGAGAAACCGGCCGAAGAGCGGGAAATCGAGGAAGGGCGGGCGGCGGCGCTTTTGGCCTACGTTCCCTTCATGTGCTTCGTTCCCCTTTTGAAAATGCGCCACAACCGCTTCGCCTTGCGGCACGGCAAGCAGGGCCTGATTTTGCTTTTGGTGGAGCTTCTGGCGCTGGTTTTCTACATTCCCTTCGTCTCCCGCCATTTCTGGGCCTCCGTTCTGATCCTGTCGCTTCTGGTCTCTTTGTACGGCTTGCTGCAGGTGCTCCAGGGGCGGGACTGGAAGCTCCCCTTGCTCGGCGATTTGGCCGAAAAAATCCGCCTTTAGTTTTTCTTCCCTTTTGGGGGATTGCGGGTTGACCCGCTTCCCCTTGGGGCCTATTTTGTACGGCATGAACGCCGAGCTTTCCGCCAGGATTCCCGTCCGGTTGCTTTTCGGCCTGTTTTTTGTTTTTGGGCTGGCTTGCGCCACCACCGGGCCGGGGGGGAAAAAAAGCCTGATTTTCATCGACGGCGGGACGGAGGTCTCCCTGGGAAAGCAGGCGGAAAAGCAGGTTTTGACCCAATCCAAGGTGCTGGCGGACACTGTATGGCAAAACTACGTTTCCCGGGTGGGGCAGTCCTTGGCTGCGCATTCCGAGCGAAAAGACGTCCAGTATACCTTCACCGTTTTGGAATCCAAGGAAATCAACGCCTTCGCCCTGCCCGGCGGGCCTTTGTACATCTACACCGGCCTTTTGAAACTGATGGAGGATGAAGCGGAGC
Coding sequences:
- a CDS encoding tetratricopeptide repeat protein: MAEKKLTRHELKEDPLVTGAFRAREYLAEYREKFLWGLAALALVILAGFWYFNSQREKNAQAETILTRANLELQTGQLPLAMQDLRLLVEKHSGTKAGKEAYYYLANAYFQIADYEQAEHYYGEFLKRSGKLPVITASAHAGLATCLELKGKNKEAAGHFDRAVEAAEGNSQTPDYLVGAIRTHAAIGDSARAREYFARLKKDFSIYRDQINQSLLYMGMHGIYEQPQ